tctgtaatcctttacaccaccgcccacgggatgggtatggggtgcataataaagaaagaaattgaattgatgtAAATACTAGCAGTAATTAAGCTTAGGCTAACTATATTCAATGAAATACTCCCAAAAAAATTAAATTCTAGTCATGGTAATATACTATAAATGAAAAATGCCACTTTATAAAATGGGTTAATACAAGTGGcagtcaggctaatattattgtcagataagataatataattgccagtattcTAATATAATTGTGTCAGGATAATATATTTACCAGCACGCTAATGTAGCTGCCagtgtcaggctaatataattgccagtcaggctaatattaCTGCTAGTTAAGATAATATAACTGTTAGTCAGGgggtaatataattgccagtcagactCATTTAAttgagtcaggataatataattgccagtcaagcTAATGCAATTCTCAGTCAGGATATATGTAATATAATTGCAAATCAGTATAATattattgcaggttaatataattgTCAGTCAGGCTATTATAATTGTCGgattcaggctaatataattgccggaGTCATGCTCACATAATTCAGTCAGGATAGTATAATTGATAGTCAAGCTAATGTAATTATCAGTCTGGATACATGTAATATACCCAGTAATTGCAAGTCTGATTAATACAATTGCTAGGCTAGATgatataattgccagagtcaggATAAAATAATTACCAGAGTTAGGATAATATAACTGCTAAATATCTCAGTCTGGCAAATATTTTTTAACAGCTGagtaatatatattactatatatcgttgggctagagaaaatatatttttcctacTAAGAAAATTATAAATGTCAGTCAGGCTAATATGACTACTGAACTAAGGTTAGCCTTTTATCAGTATCCATCTTAATGCACATAATAATACAGGTGTTAGATCACTATAACTACTGTGGATAGGTCAGACTACTAAAAATATCTAATGCAAATATAAATGAAGAGGTTTAGCTGAAATAAATTCCAGTctaatatatatttgttaatgATTTATATATCTCAGTCATTAagcaaaataacaaaaattattttaatatttcataaaaatagtagaatagtatatatataaaaccacagTTAAAAGTTAACAAATCAACTAGAGTGCTTTTGGCTTGCTTTCAAGCCTTCAactgtggtggcagtgatggcactgCCAATGCCAGCACTGTGGCTGTGGAACATTGCCACGTTTCTTCTGTGGCAGAGAAGAAAGTGGAACGGAAGCTATGATGTACACAGATATCAAAGAAGACAATTGGTACCAGTTGTAGATACACAATCATGATGACAGAAAGGAAAATAGGGCAGGGGTTGGAGTGAGAAACAAGTTACAGTGAAGTAGCAACACCATGTTTTTGAATACAGTATATCGAATTGGGTAAGCTAAAacagtataaaaatatataatgaaataattggTTGCAGCTATGGAGAGTGCAAGATATTTTCCTGATAAAGTTTACAATTTCCAGCAATTTTAAAATTGGAAAAATGGTATTataagttaatgaactaatatGTGCTTTATTTTACAATATACTTAAAACATTTTCTGATTTATCTCTCACACTCAAAATGTTTAACCTATCACCCAAATGCACCGTCATGTGAGTTTTCATACTACaaagatgactgaatctcttccaaaactctggacactcatgaaggtTTATCAttcaaatgcactaacatgtgtgctTTTATACCTTTACGTGACTTATATAATCTGCCACATTTATCACACTCAAAAGGCCTTTCTTCtgtatgtactaacatgtgacttATTATAGATCCACGATCTCGAAACCTTTTGCCACACTCATCACACTCAAAACGTCTTTCATCACTGTGCAtcatcatgtgagtcttcatacttccaagctgactgaacttcttctcacactctggacacatatgaggtttttcacccgaatgcactaacatgtgagtcttcatatgtccaagctgactgaacctcttcccacactctggacacatatgaggtttttcacccgaatgcactaacatgtgagtcttcatactattAAGGtgtctgaacctcttcccacactctggacacatatgaggtttttcacccgaatgcactaacatgtgagtctttatATTTGCAAGCAGACTGaacttcttcccacactctggacacttatgaggtttttcacccggatgcactaacatgtgtttcttcatatttccaagatgagtaaataccttcccacactctggacactggtgagtcttcatcttctttatgataggtgcagtttgtgggaaggttttctcctcgaatgactgcatgagtggtgatgctgggtgacgcCTCACGGTGGGGCGTCAATGTTAAGGCTtaggcaaggcttgagtgttgtttcttaggctgttgtagagttagacttgatgtgagcacttgaagGTCAATGGTGGGCttgttctttatgataggtgcagtttgtgggaaggttttATGCTCATGTCTGGACACTCATCGTCCCATGTTGTGATAATGGCGGCGACCCTCACCTAGGCGTTCCAGTGTTCTTTCTGGTGCCACACtttatttttcctacttcttatttttgtttgtaACTAGTTTTCTACATTTAACTCTTATGTTTTCCTCATTTTTCAAATTAAAGAATACGCTtgcaatttatttattaaaatataatggTACACGTTTATATACTTTCTGAAGAAAACATTGCTCCCATGGTGAATGCACTACTTTGAATTCTTTTTtttcaattaaatatataatcaaTAAGTAAATATGAGAGGTAATAAACAAGTTGTAATAAACAGAATACAAGTAGATTCACAAAAAATAGGCAAGACAATAAGCAAATACATTCATAAACAAATTTGTAATAGGGAAGGAGCGCCACCGCTGGCTGGAAGGATACAAGACACTTTGTACACTGACAACATCGCACTATATCTCTACCACTAGGACGTTTCGCatgtgtacgtgttcaatattaaaacgacaatataatgctatttacAATTAAAATCTtatatttaacaggcatatagttaacaaatgaagtttagtgatgtgatGGACATCACATAtccatcttaattatggtatctgtgcatgggggtctaccactgcaaaccaccttaagcccatcatcacacagcaaaaatctactatcagaataataactaactctgctttcagacaacactcagctcccttgtttaaatctctaaacttgctaaatattaactccctccacacattctcttgtgtcaactacatttacaaaacccttttcttaaatgcaaaccatgctctgaaactctccctggacagatgtaataggacccattatcaccacaccagaaataaatatctctttgatatccccagggtcaaacttaatctgtgtaaacactctatgcaaattaagggacctagtctatggaactcactccctagtgaattgaaaaactgtaaaacttttgccttatttaaaagcaaaaccaaaaagtacctaacttcatctatttagtttcctacactgagctttaaatttgctctgtacctagtggtacccaatctcctaatttttatgtaatatcaaacaaccttatcattgtgttcattgctgtcttcttttatgtgctagccatttgctgtattgtgactaccaatttttgtcaactaccattcaagctgtcattgcaatcaatcttatattgtttctgctgtattgtgcctaccaatttgttgtcaactaccattttaagctgtcattgcaatcaatcatagctacctatgtgctttaatatactgtacctataattttctctcatcttttttttttcattccatgtaatctgttatcatttttttgtctataaattttgcaagtatttacctccttaaaattttcttagattataaggacctgcccgaaacgctgcgcgtgctagtggctttacaagactgtaattaccataattgtatcctcacattccttatgtacattcttgtatatgcataaataaataaataaataactaaataaataaatggacATAGTCCGGGCTTGGTAAGGACgctgcccgccagcgtaaacacaacacaccacgaatggccacaaacacgatacaacgcacaaaacacaacacttttgtcagtttttggataGACTCCTTtcatatttattatgtgataatTATACTTGCATATAATGATaattattataggtaagcgcctaatatgtaatattaatcaataaaaacgaAGTCAGAaggcacacgcctgtctgtacatgtcttttgtgtaaaagactgcccgacctgcccgaaacgctgcggtactagtggctttacaagagtgtaaatactgtattatccaatgtattctcacaaacccaatgtaccttcttgtatatatataaataaaataaataaataaacaagtattgtgggcgctcatgtacttgtgtgaTAGCTGgcattcacaactgttctcgcctacaagcattagaattcatTATTagcattttctgaccagggggagaaagatactggcagtatggggcgttaaagtttattgaagattaaattctgcagaacatgtaaatatataaagttcacataaagtaagtaattatataaagtttatattaaacacggtttatattatagacttaacaaagttgatattatataaaacttaatattgaacatgtaaatatacaaagtttcaaatataatttaaggaatatataacgtttattaaaatatataaagtaaatatataaagtaagaattaacagtaacaattccaaggactagatttaacttaaaaggtacacccgtagtaagtatgagaccttagcctatagtgacatggaaactaattctgcagaaacctaaaggttaactggtactagaattaaggccgagtgcaaatgtgtagtaattatataacaggcaggacacaaagaataactaataagtgagagaccacataacacgtaatgtacccggccaagaggccgtaaaagacctaatggataaggagaagggggtgtgactacaagtagggcttactagctagcacctagactgggcaaagtattagctgcggacagcgggacacttggggaccggcgctgcaccccccttcccacatgcagtggggagacaatcgggacaactgtgcaaagcatgacgggggtacaaaagcagccgcttgcaaaggggggagggtggggttttgcgagggcaggcggagtgaggcggagccccattgtgcgcccgtatttatacggccccaaactgcccgcgcaacgccgcgggacgcgctgcgcaattgtttctttctcccccgccagaaacatccccgcttgtgatgcaagcagtgaccattttctgaccagggggagaaagatactggcagtatggggtgttaaagtttattgaagattaaattctgcagaacatgtaaatatataaagttcacataaagtaagtaattatataaagtttatattaaacacggtttatattatagacttaacaaagttgatattatataaaacttaatattgaacatgtaaatatacaaagtttcaaatataatttaaggaatatataacgtttattaaaatatataaagtaaatatataaagtaaatatataaagtaagaattaacagtaacaattccaaggactagatttaacttaaaaggtacacccgtagtaagtatgagaccttagccaatagtgacatggaaactaattctgcagaaacctaaaggttaactggtactagaattaaggccgagtgcaaatgtgtagtaattatataacactaggatataacaggcaggacacaaagaataactaataagtgagagaccacataacacgtaatgtacccggccaagaggccgtaaaagacctaatggataaggagaagggggtgtgactacaagtagggcttactagcacctagactgggcaaagtattagctgcggacagcgggacacttggggaccggcgctgcacccccaccgcaggccagcggccggacccccccccccccgaagggcgagtgccagctggccgcgtgaggcactcaatgtagcagagcaacaacgtcccgtctgacgtaggatgtgagcactactcttccgcctgccgtttgccattatttctgatgtggcgagcccgtcccgagacagctgggtgcggagcgtagtcatctgaagtcaagcctagcgccgagagggcagcgcgtaggatcctggagaaatcccgcctggtgacaggagcgcttgtaggatccgaatagtgttgattcctgaccatgtaagcgatacctggtccagtcggagcgtgcgtcgattttttgtcgcgtagctcacctccccgggctgaaagatataaggcagtaagggtgggcagaagcggcgtgcagtgt
The DNA window shown above is from Procambarus clarkii isolate CNS0578487 chromosome 6, FALCON_Pclarkii_2.0, whole genome shotgun sequence and carries:
- the LOC138356106 gene encoding zinc finger protein 610-like → MKKHMLVHPGEKPHKCPECGKKFSLLANIKTHMLVHSGEKPHMCPECGKRFRHLNKCEKKFSQLGSMKTHMMMHSDERRFECDECGKRFRDRGSIISHMLVHTEERPFECDKCGRLYKSRKGIKAHIFRSTFFSATEETWQCSTATVLALAVPSLPPQLKA